Genomic window (Hydrogenimonas cancrithermarum):
CGGCGGCATTCGGCATCGGCCTGCTCGACAAGCTGGATGTCAAAGCGTTCCGTATCCAGGAGATCGTACTCTGCCCGACCCGTGAACTTGCAGACCAGGTGGCCAAAGAGCTTCGCCGTCTGGCACGCTTTACGCACAATGTCAAGATTCTGACACTTTGCGGAGGCATGCCCTTCGGCCCTCAACGCCGCTCCCTCGAACATGGTGCCCACATTATCGTCGGTACGCCCGGACGCATTCAGGATCATCTGGGCAAAGGGACACTGCTGCTGGACAATGTCCATACGCTCGTGCTCGACGAAGCCGACCGCATGCTCGATATGGGATTTCACGATGCGATCTTGAAGATCGTTTCCAACATACCAAAACTGCGCCAGACACTCCTTTTTTCGGCGACATTCCCAAAAAATATCGAGGCAATGAGCAAAAAAGTACAAAACGACGCTGTCACCGTCATACCCGATGAGGCGGCTTATGAAAACAAAATCGCGCAATACAGCGTTCGAACGCGAAGAGAGGACAAAACGGAGTGCGTCCTGCATCTTCTCAGCGACTACCGCCCCAAATCGGCCATGCTTTTTTGCAACACCAAGCTCGACGTTCAGGAAGTGGCCCGCACACTGCAAAATGGCGGTATTCATGCCAAAGCCCTTCACGGGGACCTCGAACAGCTCGAACGCACCGAGGTACTGGTACAGTTTTCGAACGGGAGCACGCCCGTGCTGGTCGCGACGGATGTGGCGGCGCGCGGATTGGACATCGCGAATCTCGATATGGTCATCAATTACGACCTTCCGCACGACCCGGAAGTCTATCTGCACCGTATCGGACGGACGGGACGTGCCGGAAACGAGGGTATGGCCATCAGTCTGAGGGCTCCTTACGATGAAAAAAAGCTGAAAACGATCGAGGGGTATCAGAAAAAAACGCTTGAAGAGATCGCGATGCCGGAGCGCGAAACCAAAAAAGAACCCCTACCGCTGCCGCAGATGCAGACACTCTGCATTTTCGGTGGGAAAAAAGAGAAGTTGCGGCCGGGCGACATTCTGGGGGCTTTGGCGAAAGATGCAGGGATCGAGGGGCGAAATATCGGGAAAATCGATATTTTCGACGTTTACAGCTATGTCGCCGTAGTACGCTCGGAGATCGAACGTGCAGTCAAGCACTTCGAAAACGGCAAAATCAAGGGACGGGCATTCAAAACCAAGGTGTGTGACTGATGCATATTTTCGTCGACGGCGATGCCTTTCCCAACCTTTTGAAACCTATTGTCGTACGGGCGGTAGAGCGGCTGGAGCTTCCGGTCGTGCTTGTCTCCAACAAAAAGGTGAGTCTTGGAAAATCGAAGCGGGTCACGGCACACATCGTGGAAGCGGGTGCGGACAAAGCGGATGACCTGATCGTACAGATGGCCGAACCCGGCGACCTTGTCATCACGGCCGACATTCCCCTTGCCGACCGGGTCCTTGAAAAGGGTGCCCATGCCATCGACCACAGAGGCGAACGTTACACCAAAGAGAATATCAAACAGTACCTTACCATGCGCAATCTGATGGAGGAACTTCGTGACGGCGGTGTCGTCACCGGCGGGCCTGCCGCATTCACGAAAAAAGATGTCCATGCATTCGCCAATACATTGAACGCCTTTTTTACAAAACATTTGAAAAAATGATACTTTTTACTTTGATATATATCAATTGAAATTATCGTTATTTTCATTACACTGTGGGTATGAAAAAGTTGGTTTCGACACTTCTATGCATATTTATGGCAGCTTTTCCACTTTTTGCAAAAGAGGGATTCAGCTTGGAAGACGAAAAGAGGTATCTGAAAACGCTCGAGTCCATCATGAAAAAGATCGACAAAAAACACCTTACCGAGATGGGCAGAGCGCTCTACATTCGAAAGTGCGCCTTCTGTCACGGCAAAGATGGCAGAGGCCGCAACGGATTCGCCGCCGACCTCACGCGAAGAATCTCGCAAGAGAGCGCCAAATACACAATCCAAAACGGCGGGCACAACTTCAAAAAGAGTTTTCCCGGAAGCATGCCGCCGATGGTTCCGGAACCCTCACGCGCGGAGGTCATCGCCGACTATGTAGCCAAAGGTTTTCCAAACGGACATCCCGGCAAAACGATTTTCGTCAAGGCCTACTGTGCCAGATGCCACGGTACCGATGGCCGTGGAATACGATTTCGTGCGCCGAATATCCGGCATTTCGACACATCTACCATTGCCGCCGTTTTGAGAAACGGTAAAAAAGGGGTCATCGGCAGGATGCCTGCTTACACGCACTTTTCCGCCTCCCAGGTTACGATGCTCTCTTACTTCATCATGACCCTTTCCGAGCGACCGGCTGTAAAAATCCGAAAAATAACGACGGATCGTTAGCGACGATTTAACACTGTGATGCTATCATTATGCATCAACACAAAAAGGCTCTACCATGAAAAAGCGATATTCGACTCTGCTTGTTTTGATACTCTCGCTCATGTTCGGATTGACAGGATGTGCGCAAAAACCCAAAGTGAGTATCTCTTTCGATCCGTTTACACCCAATCCCGCCGTCCTTCAAAAAAGCGGAACGATCTATCTCGCCAGAGTGACCGATGCGAGAAAAAACAAAAATGTGGTCGGGAAAATCATCCAGAGCGGCAAACCCGTCACGACGATCCTCACCGACGATTCGATCGACAGATGGTTCGCCGATGCGCTTGTCAAGGCACTCGATGTGGAAGGATGCAAAGTCGTCAGGAAGCCTGTCAACAACTCCAAAGTGGCACAGGTCAAAATCCGCATCGACGAACTCGAAGCTCTCCTTGATCGAAGCGAACTGACCAAAGAGAACCTGACGGCAACGGCGAAGGTGACGCTTTTTATCAAACAGGGCAATGTCCAAATCACCAAGCATGTCGGACTGACACAGAAAAAATGGGTTCCCCCGTTTTCGGGAGAAGGCACCGTCAAATCCTACCTCCAGGAGACACTCGAGCAGCTGGTCGAAAGCGTGCGCGAACATATCGACGAATATCGCTTTTAATCGATGCGTTTATACAGTAGACTCTTTTGGCTGGCGCTCTGGGGTATCTCTTTTGCCTACATCGAAAGTTCGGTTGTCGTCTATCTAAGAAAAATCTACTATCCCCAAGGGTTCTCTTTTCCGCTCGTTCCGATAGAGTCTCATATCCTTTCGACCGAAACGATCCGTGAAGCGATGACGCTCATCATCATGTGGGCGACTGTAACGCTGACCTTCGAACGGCTTCAAAGTAAAATTGCCGCCTACCTCATTCTTTTCGGAGTATGGGACATCTTTTACTACATTTTTTTGAAACTGCTGCTCGACTGGCCTGCCTCGGTCACGACATGGGATATACTTTTTCTCATTCCCTCACCATGGGTTGGGCCTGTTTGGGCTCCCGTCGTCGTTTCTATGGCCCTCATCTTTGCGGGAGTCGTGCTGTTGAAAAGGGCGGAAGAGAAGCGTTTCCTGCGTTTCGGCCTGAAATTTTTCATAGGAGAGCTGCTCGCCGGAGCGCTCATCATTCTCTCTTTTCTGATTCCAGGAGCCGATGTTTTGAAAGAGGGTGTCCCATCACATTTCCCCGCATCGATTTTTTGGTCCGGTTTTTCATTGGGAACAGCGATATTTCTCTATACCGTCTTTGGGGATGATCTATTTCACAAACAGAAGGCTACAACGTAGAAAGAATGGTGTATAATGCGTGCAAAATCATCATG
Coding sequences:
- a CDS encoding c-type cytochrome; protein product: MKKLVSTLLCIFMAAFPLFAKEGFSLEDEKRYLKTLESIMKKIDKKHLTEMGRALYIRKCAFCHGKDGRGRNGFAADLTRRISQESAKYTIQNGGHNFKKSFPGSMPPMVPEPSRAEVIADYVAKGFPNGHPGKTIFVKAYCARCHGTDGRGIRFRAPNIRHFDTSTIAAVLRNGKKGVIGRMPAYTHFSASQVTMLSYFIMTLSERPAVKIRKITTDR
- the dbpA gene encoding ATP-dependent RNA helicase DbpA produces the protein MQSNLSFSTLPLSKEILKNLASLGYSSMTQIQARSLPHILKNRDVIAKAKTGSGKTAAFGIGLLDKLDVKAFRIQEIVLCPTRELADQVAKELRRLARFTHNVKILTLCGGMPFGPQRRSLEHGAHIIVGTPGRIQDHLGKGTLLLDNVHTLVLDEADRMLDMGFHDAILKIVSNIPKLRQTLLFSATFPKNIEAMSKKVQNDAVTVIPDEAAYENKIAQYSVRTRREDKTECVLHLLSDYRPKSAMLFCNTKLDVQEVARTLQNGGIHAKALHGDLEQLERTEVLVQFSNGSTPVLVATDVAARGLDIANLDMVINYDLPHDPEVYLHRIGRTGRAGNEGMAISLRAPYDEKKLKTIEGYQKKTLEEIAMPERETKKEPLPLPQMQTLCIFGGKKEKLRPGDILGALAKDAGIEGRNIGKIDIFDVYSYVAVVRSEIERAVKHFENGKIKGRAFKTKVCD
- a CDS encoding YajG family lipoprotein, with the translated sequence MKKRYSTLLVLILSLMFGLTGCAQKPKVSISFDPFTPNPAVLQKSGTIYLARVTDARKNKNVVGKIIQSGKPVTTILTDDSIDRWFADALVKALDVEGCKVVRKPVNNSKVAQVKIRIDELEALLDRSELTKENLTATAKVTLFIKQGNVQITKHVGLTQKKWVPPFSGEGTVKSYLQETLEQLVESVREHIDEYRF
- a CDS encoding YaiI/YqxD family protein, which gives rise to MHIFVDGDAFPNLLKPIVVRAVERLELPVVLVSNKKVSLGKSKRVTAHIVEAGADKADDLIVQMAEPGDLVITADIPLADRVLEKGAHAIDHRGERYTKENIKQYLTMRNLMEELRDGGVVTGGPAAFTKKDVHAFANTLNAFFTKHLKK